The DNA window TCAGCGATCTTTAGTGCTTCACTGAGTTGCCGGTGCATTTCCTCGTTAAAACTGTTTATACATTTGGGACGGTTGAGTTTAATGCTAAGGACACCTGCTTTAACTTCAGTGAGGATCGTGGTTTTATTTTCATTTTCCATCTAACTAGTACCCTTTAAATGTTGGATTACGTTTTTCAAGGAAGGCCGAAATACCTTCCTGACGGTCGGCTGTACCTGCCAAAGCGATAAAGTGTTGGCGCTCGGCAGACAGCCCCTGTGACAGGCTGGTTTCGTGTGCAGTCCTGAGCGCAGCCTTAGCCGCCCGCAATGCCAGTGGCGAAAATTCACTGATGCGGTTTGCTATCTGTTGTGCACGCTTCAACGTCAGGTTATCGATACAGACTTCACTCACTAACCCCGCTTGCAGTGCCTGATGAGCATCAATAGCTTCACCTGTTAATATCATCTGGCTGGCAAGGGCCTTGCCAACACTGCGAATAAGTCTCTGTGTACCTCCCGCGCCCGGCATTAATCCCAGAGTGATTTCCGGCAGGCCGAAGCGGGCACTCTCACCGCAGATCACCAGATCACAGGCCAGTGCAAGTTCACAACCCGCGCCGAGCGCATAGCCATTAACAGCGGCTATTATCGGTTTGCTGATATTGTTCAGACGTTGCCAGAGTTGAGGACGACGATCAGTTATTGCGGTAGCAACGGTCTGCTGCTGTAGTTCTTTGAGATCGGCACCCGCCGCGAAACAGCGCTGTGAGCCGGTAATGATAATAGCGCCGATGCCGGCATCGGTATCTGCCTGCTCCAGATGCTGTACAAGCTGTTCCAGACAGTCATTACTGAGAGCGTTGCGCACTTCCGGACGGTTGAGAGTCAGTGTGCGTACCTGCTGTTGCTGCTGACATAAAATCCATTCTTGGTTCATGGTGGCTCCTGATTTATGACCATTTTTTCTTGAAAATTTCTTATTGATGAGAAATCTTAGACGTCAAAATCAACAACGACACCGTCGCCTTTCGGCCACGACTGACAGCTTAAAATATAGCCGGAAGCCAGTTGGTCCGGCTCCAGGCTGTAGTTCACTCCCATCTCCACTTCACCGGATTTGAGCCGGCATTTACAGGTGGCGCAAACCCCGCCTTTACAGGCGTAGGGTAAATCTGCTCCCTGACGCAGGGCTGCATCAAGAATGCTGTTATCCTCAGCGTTCATGACAATATTCAAGATGCGGCCATCCAGATGAATTTCGACACGGGTTTCATTGCGTTCGATCAGATTGTCTGGACGGGAAGTGGAGTAAAGGGGACGATTCCCCGTGTTGAAACGTTCACTATGAATGTGTTCAGACGGCATGCCCGCCTGCTCAAGTGCTATTTTGGCATCATCCAGCATAGCTTCTGGCCCACAAAGAAAGGCGTGGTCAAACTGTGCAAATGTGAGCAGGGTTTTGCCGATACGTAAGAGACTTTCTGCATTGATACGACCGTTGAACAGCGGGCTGTCAGTAGTTTCCTGACTGAACAGGTATATCATCTGAAAACGTTGCAGATAGCGGTTCTTGAGATCAGACAGTGCTTCTTTGAACATCACCGAGCGACTGGTACGATTACCATAAATCAGAGTAAAAGCACTCTCTGGCTCCAGTGCCAGAGTGCTTTTGATAATCGACAGGATAGGCGTAATCCCGGAACCCGCTGCAATAGCCAGATAATTTCTCCGCGTATCAGGATCAGGACGATGACCGAAATTACCTTGTGGCTGCATGACGTCTAATTCATCGCCAACGTTCAATTGTTGGTTGATAAAGGTGGAAAAGCGCCCCTGATAAAC is part of the Xenorhabdus cabanillasii genome and encodes:
- the paaF gene encoding 2,3-dehydroadipyl-CoA hydratase PaaF, whose translation is MNQEWILCQQQQQVRTLTLNRPEVRNALSNDCLEQLVQHLEQADTDAGIGAIIITGSQRCFAAGADLKELQQQTVATAITDRRPQLWQRLNNISKPIIAAVNGYALGAGCELALACDLVICGESARFGLPEITLGLMPGAGGTQRLIRSVGKALASQMILTGEAIDAHQALQAGLVSEVCIDNLTLKRAQQIANRISEFSPLALRAAKAALRTAHETSLSQGLSAERQHFIALAGTADRQEGISAFLEKRNPTFKGY
- the paaE gene encoding 1,2-phenylacetyl-CoA epoxidase subunit PaaE, producing MTILHRPGSQQKQLQQEQSYRTQLRRTPFQRTQFHRLRITAIERETPDSVAVTLHVPDKLREFFHYQPGQHLTLKAKVDGEELRRCYSICSSPLDNVLQIGVKAVYQGRFSTFINQQLNVGDELDVMQPQGNFGHRPDPDTRRNYLAIAAGSGITPILSIIKSTLALEPESAFTLIYGNRTSRSVMFKEALSDLKNRYLQRFQMIYLFSQETTDSPLFNGRINAESLLRIGKTLLTFAQFDHAFLCGPEAMLDDAKIALEQAGMPSEHIHSERFNTGNRPLYSTSRPDNLIERNETRVEIHLDGRILNIVMNAEDNSILDAALRQGADLPYACKGGVCATCKCRLKSGEVEMGVNYSLEPDQLASGYILSCQSWPKGDGVVVDFDV